In one Gracilinanus agilis isolate LMUSP501 chromosome 6, AgileGrace, whole genome shotgun sequence genomic region, the following are encoded:
- the MFAP3L gene encoding microfibrillar-associated protein 3-like, protein MQDNGLLNITQVSFSDRGKYTCVASNIYGTVNNTVTLRVIFTSGDMGIYYMIVCLVAFTIVMVLNITRLCMMSSHLKKTEKAINEFFRTEGAEKLQKAFEIAKRIPIITSAKTLELAKVTQFKTMEFARYIEELARSVPLPPLIMNCRTIMEEIMEVVGLEEQGQNFVRHTPEGQEATDGDEVYTIPSALKRSDSPTGDSDASSLHEQPQQIAIKVSVHPLSKKDHLEDQEGVQVEIKDEEVPEEAVAPEGPEPTSEPSAETEASGDSSSESASPSEPVNPNGQLEPAHPKPTEPAMANETNTCIIYESHV, encoded by the coding sequence ATGCAAGACAATGGTCTACTGAACATTACCCAGGTGTCATTTTCAGACCGAGGTAAATACACCTGTGTCGCCTCCAACATCTATGGCACCGTGAACAATACAGTGACACTGAGGGTCATCTTCACCTCTGGGGACATGGGCATCTACTATATGATTGTCTGCCTGGTGGCCTTTACTATTGTCATGGTCTTGAACATCACTAGACTCTGCATGATGAGTAGCCACctgaagaagacagagaaagcaaTCAATGAGTTCTTTAGGACAGAAGGAGCAGAGAAACTGCAAAAGGCCTTTGAGATTGCTAAGCGTATCCCAATCATCACCTCCGCCAAAACCCTCGAGCTTGCCAAAGTCACCCAGTTCAAAACCATGGAATTTGCCCGCTACATCGAGGAGCTGGCCAGGAGCGTCCCTCTGCCTCCCCTCATCATGAACTGTAGGACGATCATGGAAGAAATCATGGAAGTGGTGGGCCTGGAGGAGCAGGGCCAAAACTTTGTGAGGCACACCCCCGAGGGCCAGGAGGCCACCGATGGGGATGAAGTCTATACGATCCCCAGCGCTCTCAAGAGGAGCGACTCTCCCACCGGCGACTCGGATGCCTCATCCCTTCACGAGCAGCCTCAGCAGATTGCCATCAAGGTGTCTGTTCACCCACTGTCCAAAAAGGACCATTTGGAAGACCAAGAGGGGGTACAGGTGGAGATCAAGGATGAGGAGGTGCCCGAGGAAGCCGTGGCACCAGAGGGGCCAGAACCAACCAGCGAGCCTTCGGCAGAAACTGAGGCTTCTGGGGATTCTTCTTCAGAGTCAGCATCTCCTTCCGAACCTGTGAACCCTAATGGGCAGCTGGAACCTGCTCACCCGAAGCCTACTGAGCCAGCCATGGCTAATGAAACAAATACCTGTATTATTTATGAAAGCCATGTATAA